The window AGCATTTCTCGTTCTTCATCCATCTTTTTTGTTTCTTTCTTATAAGCTAATGCAATTTGTTCATTAGATTCGCGTAGTAATTGACGAAATGATCGCTCTTGTTCTTCATTATTATGTAGTAACCAACTAGTTTGAGAACCACCAAATCTTGAAGTTTCATCATTTAAGCTATTTAGTTTCTGAAAACCTCTATGAAAGTCTTCTTCTAAGCTGTAAATAGATTCTTCTATTTTTCTTTTTCCATTATTAAGCTCATCAATTAACTCTTCATTTTCTAAAATTAGTCGATCGTATTTCACACGTTCTTGATCCTTTGTCTTATTTTCCAATTCTTTCACCTCTTAAAACTTAATCTGGCTATCTCGAAGTGCAATAAGTTCTGCAATTTTGGGGAATTTTTCACTTTGAGTTGTTACACATTCAACTAGTTGAGCTAAATCTGACAACAATTGGTTATTGACTTCCATTCCAGTTTTCATACTTGCTATTGTACTTTTCCCCAAAGAGACTTGTTTGCCTTTATTGATAGTGACTGATTTTACACCAGCGACAGCAGTGGTTGCCAGGCTAGTACTAGAAGCAATCTTGCTCATAAAAAAGCCTCCTCTCGTCATTTATTCTAAAGTTTTGTCTAATTTATTATAAAATCAGTATATCAAAAAATAGATACTTAATGTAAAAAAAATTAATAAATATTTTTTGTGACGACTCTATGTTTTACTATATAGCAGCAACACAAACTACGTTAAATGCGCTACTGACGAAACGAAAAATAAACCTTTCATTGATGAAGAAGCGGCGGAAATCGTGAGAAACATTTACGGATGGTATGTTTATAATGGTATGAGCTAGCTTAGAATTGTAAAAAAGCTCAATTCATCAGGAATGACTGCGCCAACAGAACGAAAGAAACAACTAGGGATAAATCACGTTACCAACCATGAAAAGTTAAGCGGAATGTGGGCTATTTCGACTATTTCGCGAATACTAAAAAATGAGGTTTACAACAGACAGGGTTGTGTATGCCCTTGTCTATATTCTACTTTATGAGTTAGCACCATTTGGTCCTAACAGTCCACTAATTTCTCCTTGCCTCAGGTCAAAACTAATTCTATCTAAAGCTAACCTATCTTGATATCTTTTACTTACTTCGCTAATTTCCATTACAACTTGTTTTTCCAACTGAAACACCCCACTGATTTATTTACTTGATAAACTTAGTATAGTAGCTTTTTAGTTCCTTAATTCATCTTATCGTAACTCCTTTTTCTGTGTGCTTAAGCGGATCTATTTATCAAAAAAAAGACACTTACAACATCGCAAGTGCCTCCTAATTTATATTATGGAAATATTTATACTTATCCAACAAATAAAAAAGCAACTTGAGAATAGCTCTCTCAAGTTGCTAAATTTAGTTATGCATTCTCTAGTTGCATTTCTTTTCGATTAATCAATTTGGAATAACCAAATCTTAGAATTGCTGTAATAATCATCAAGATTAAGAAAATCGGTAACGTATTATTCGTAATCGTTCCTAAGTGTAAGAAACCTTTGAACAGATAGATTGCTGTATAAAATCCAACAGCAACTGTACTAAATAAGAAGATTCGCAATGGATTAAATGGTAGACATGCTCTTAAAACACCCAAGATACTAGTGAATCCAACCATGTAAAACATTAATGTTGTTGTTTCTAATTGACCTAATCCTTGAATATCTGAGATAAAGTAAATTGCAATAATATTCATAATAATCAACAAGGAATTTGGTAACGCCGAGTGAATAACAGTATTTAAAAATTTCCCTTTCACTTTCTTCTTATTCGGTTCAAACGATAGAAAGAACGATGGGTACCCTTCAATAGCTAAATCAATCATGGTGATTTGTGTTGGGATAAACGGAAAAGCAATTGTTGTTAGTATACAAA is drawn from Carnobacterium gallinarum DSM 4847 and contains these coding sequences:
- a CDS encoding recombinase family protein, which encodes MVKKLNSSGMTAPTERKKQLGINHVTNHEKLSGMWAISTISRILKNEVYNRQGCVCPCLYSTL